The genomic interval GTACCGGCGCGTCATCGCCGTCAACTCCGGCTGTTGGCAGGCCCAGACCGACTTCCAGAAGTCCGTCAACATCGACCCCGACGCCGGCTTCGCCCCGATTCTCGACCTCGACACGCTGTCGATGACGGTTCACGACTTCAACTGAGCCTTTTTGTACGCTCGGCGGCGCTCCCCGCCGCCTCCCGGCAAAAACGTTCATGGAAAAGACACGTCGGGCCTCCTGTCGCGCCCGATGGGCGCGGTAGTCGGCCCTCGGTCCCGCGACTCGCTCCGCTCGTCGCGGCGAATCGCTCGGTCGCGTCGCTCCCTCACGGACACGGCCGCATACCCTCAAGTACGAAGCCGGGGGCACTCGCCCCGTGCACGCGTTCTCGGACCTCGCGACGGCGGCCTACTGCCCCCGGAAACTGTACTACCGACGGCGCGAGGACGACCGTTCCGTCCCCGAGGAGGTGGAGCGAGTGCGCGCGCTCGCCTTCCGCTACCCCGACCTCGCCGCCCCCGATTCCGACCTGCGGGACGAACCCGTCGAACCGACGCCGACGCAGTACCGCGCGAACCTCGGTCGGGCGCGCGAACTCGCCGCGTGGGACGCCCTCTGCGACCCGGCGCGGCGGAACGCGTTCCTCGAAGGCCGGGAGGCGCGCGGTATCGCCCACAAGGTGCTCGACGACCCGCTCGCCGTGTCGGTCGTCTCCGCGGGCGCGCCGCCCGACGAGGGCGCGTGGCGGCCCCAGACGGTCCGGGCCGTCGCCGCGGCGAAGGCGCTGTCGTGGGAGGAAGGAACCGAAGTC from Halosegnis marinus carries:
- a CDS encoding CRISPR-associated protein Cas4; the protein is MHAFSDLATAAYCPRKLYYRRREDDRSVPEEVERVRALAFRYPDLAAPDSDLRDEPVEPTPTQYRANLGRARELAAWDALCDPARRNAFLEGREARGIAHKVLDDPLAVSVVSAGAPPDEGAWRPQTVRAVAAAKALSWEEGTEVARAYVEYPAYGVVRRLRLSTRRKAIYRETVATVEAMDGPPARLSDDARCGPCEYREECGVRTRSLRSLL